In bacterium, the following proteins share a genomic window:
- a CDS encoding NUDIX pyrophosphatase, whose amino-acid sequence MSRAPFQILVLPYCFNDAAKKHEYAIFKRSDGDYWQFIAGGGETGETFLEAAKRESWEEAKIPEEAQYFQLMTSNSIPVNAFTDPLQWGRDIYVIPEICFAVELRGNKMVLSEEHTEYQWLGYEDAYNLLKYDSNKTALWELNQRLLKTVSNELTNQ is encoded by the coding sequence ATGTCCAGAGCTCCTTTTCAAATACTGGTTTTACCATATTGCTTTAATGATGCTGCCAAGAAGCATGAATATGCAATATTTAAAAGGTCTGATGGGGACTATTGGCAGTTCATTGCCGGAGGAGGTGAGACCGGAGAGACATTTTTGGAAGCGGCAAAAAGAGAATCATGGGAAGAGGCGAAAATACCGGAAGAAGCACAATATTTTCAATTAATGACAAGCAATTCAATTCCCGTAAATGCTTTTACAGATCCTTTGCAATGGGGCAGGGATATTTATGTGATCCCGGAAATATGTTTTGCGGTTGAACTGAGGGGCAATAAAATGGTCTTGTCGGAAGAGCATACGGAATATCAGTGGTTGGGTTATGAAGATGCCTATAATTTGTTAAAATACGACAGCAACAAAACAGCTTTGTGGGAACTCAATCAAAGGTTGCTAAAAACGGTAAGCAATGAGCTAACCAACCAATGA
- the zupT gene encoding zinc transporter ZupT: TMVGSFLVLFTKKTSTRVLSVSLGFSAGVMVYVSFMELLPEARLRLVSHFGSQAGSWYAVAAFFGGVLLIGIIDKLVPAIENPHETHAAKELKDKKNIDLLRMGTFTALAIAIHNFPEGMATFTATLKDPTLGLFIAVAIAIHNVPEGIAVAVPIYHATGSKRKALWYSFLSGVAEPLGAVAAYLLFHEYLTDAVFGVLLAAVAGIMVFISFDELFPTARECGQHHLAIYGLLAGMAVMAVSMLMFVK; the protein is encoded by the coding sequence ACCATGGTGGGCAGTTTTCTGGTGCTGTTCACCAAAAAGACCAGCACCAGGGTGTTGTCGGTCTCCCTGGGTTTTTCGGCCGGGGTGATGGTCTATGTCTCGTTCATGGAATTGCTGCCCGAGGCCCGCTTAAGGCTGGTCTCGCACTTCGGGAGCCAGGCCGGAAGCTGGTATGCGGTGGCCGCCTTCTTCGGCGGGGTGCTGCTGATCGGGATCATAGACAAACTGGTGCCGGCCATCGAAAACCCCCACGAGACCCACGCCGCCAAGGAACTGAAGGACAAGAAGAACATAGACCTGCTGCGGATGGGAACCTTCACCGCTTTGGCCATCGCCATCCACAACTTCCCCGAGGGCATGGCCACGTTCACCGCCACGCTCAAGGACCCCACCCTGGGGCTGTTCATCGCCGTGGCCATCGCCATACACAACGTACCCGAGGGGATTGCCGTGGCGGTTCCTATTTATCATGCCACCGGCAGCAAACGCAAGGCCCTGTGGTATTCGTTCCTTTCGGGAGTGGCCGAACCGCTGGGGGCGGTGGCGGCCTACCTGCTGTTCCATGAATACCTGACCGATGCTGTCTTCGGGGTACTTTTGGCGGCGGTGGCCGGGATCATGGTGTTCATCTCCTTCGACGAGCTTTTCCCCACCGCCCGGGAGTGCGGCCAGCACCACCTGGCCATCTACGGGCTGCTGGCCGGCATGGCGGTGATGGCGGTGAGCATGCTGATGTTTGTAAAGTGA